The following coding sequences lie in one Hippoglossus hippoglossus isolate fHipHip1 chromosome 14, fHipHip1.pri, whole genome shotgun sequence genomic window:
- the LOC117774399 gene encoding LIM domain kinase 1-like isoform X3 encodes MSRRDQRFRRGMKGRCCECGCILSHWYYEREGQLFCKKHYWGRYGEHCHGCKETITTGLIMVAGEQKYHPECFTCMSCDMLIGDGETYTLVERTKLYCGQCFRQDVASAVRPAAQLTKSPHMVALVSLPPNAGEHRGLTVDIDHSQDKSPHVVVTELDSAVLSPDLLSSVHTGDRVLEVNGIPVRNISPDEIHCVILDTSRPLQLTIEHNPRPPDDLLHSNSPQDSIACSDPCSHKKLSSTHKLQSLEEEPNPGEETAEKNRLSLSPPQHQGTMGMRSRHILRSCSIDKCPLSTGALTLLCQRRDMVRSESLRADHGDRTHRIFRPSDLIHGEVLGKGFFGQAVKVTHRETGEVMVMKELIRFDEETHKTFLNEVKVMRCLDHPNVLKFIGLFYKDKRINFISEYIQGGTLRETIIKMDKDFPWSTRVSYAKDIAAGMAYLHSMNVIHRDLNSHNCLVRENQSVVVADFGLARLVREEKNQIRTSSMERPAKGTLSELRRPDRRKRYTVVGNPYWMAPEMIHGKTYDERVDVFSFGIMICEIIGRVSADPDYLPRTNDFGLNVVSFLQQYHPPLCPSAFLPLAALCCDMDADKRYDRTSRTANTNLSMRRKYLIYYCSTACKALKPPHYH; translated from the exons GTGTTGTGAATGTGGCTGTATCCTGTCTCACTGGTACTATGAAAGAGAGGGACAGCTCTTCTGTAAGAAGCACTACTGGGGCCGTTATGGAGAGCACTGCCACGGCTGCAAGGAGACCATCACAACAGGACTAATTATG gtaGCTGGAGAGCAGAAGTACCATCCTGAATGTTTCACTTGCATGAGCTGCGATATGTTGATTGGCGATGGAGAAACGTACACGCTCGTTGAACGCACCAAACTCTACTG TGGTCAATGTTTCCGTCAGGATGTGGCGTCAGCTGTGAGACCAGCTGCTCAACTCACCAAGAGTCCCCACATGGTGGCGCTGGTGTCTCTCCCACCCAATGCAGGTGAACACCGAGGTCTGACTGTGGACATTGACCACAGTCAAGACAAAAGTCCTCATGTCGTTGTGACAGA GTTAGACTCAGCTGTCCTCAGCCCAGATCTGCTGTCCTCTGTCCACACCGGCGATCGAGTGCTGGAGGTCAACGGCATTCCTGTTCGCAACATTTCCCCGGATGAG ATACACTGTGTGATCCTGGACACTAGCAGACCACTGCAGCTCACCATTGAACACAACCCGCGGCCTCCTGACGACCTCCTGCACTCAAACAGTCCTCAGGACAGCATCGCCTGTTCTGACCCCTGTTCTCACAAAAAACTTTCATCAACCCACAAACTccagagtctggaggaagagCCAAATCCAGGGGAGGAGACGGCTGAAAAAAACAGATTGAGCCTCTCACCACCTCAGCACCAAGGAACCATGGGAATGCGATCCAGACATATCCT GCGCAGCTGTAGTATAGATAAGTGTCCTCTGTCCACTGGAGCACTGACGCTGTTATGTCAAAGGAGAGACATGGTTCGCTCAGAGTCTCTTCGTGCCGACCATGGAGATCGGACTCATCGCATCTTCAGACCCTCAGACCTCATCCATGGAGAAGTGCTTGGCAAGGGCTTCTTTGGTCAGGCTGTCAAG GTGACGCATCGTGAGACAGGGGAGGTGATGGTGATGAAAGAGTTGATTCGATTTGATGAGGAGACGCACAAGACTTTCTTAAATGAG GTGAAGGTGATGCGATGTCTGGACCATCCCAATGTGCTAAAGTTCATTGGGCTGTTTTACAAAGACAAACGAATAAACTTCATCTCTGAATACATCCAGGGAGGAACTCTTCGAGAAACCATCATAAAAATG GACAAGGACTTTCCCTGGAGTACAAGAGTTAGTTATGCCAAAGATATTGCGGCTGGAATG GCTTATCTACACTCCATGAATGTTATCCATCGAGATCTAAACTCTCACAACTGCCTGGTTAGAGAG AACCAGTCTGTGGTGGTGGCAGATTTTGGACTGGCCAGGCtggtgagggaggagaagaatcAGATCAGAACATCTTCTATGGAGCGGCCTGCGAAGGGGACGCTGTCGGAGCTCCGCAGGCCTGACAGGAGGAAGCGGTACACTGTGGTAGGAAACCCCTACTGGATGGCCCCTGAGATGATCCATG GAAAAACCTATGATGAACGGGTGGACGTCTTTTCTTTTGGTATCATGATATGTGAG ATAATAGGCAGAGTGAGTGCCGACCCTGACTACCTTCCCCGTACAAACGACTTTGGGCTGAATGTAGtcagcttcctgcagcagtaCCACCCTCCACTGTGCCCCTCTGCCTTCCTGCCACTGGCTGCCCTGTGCTGTGACATGGACGCTGATAAACGGTATGACCGCACAAGCAgaactgcaaacaca AACTTAAGTATGAGGC GTAAATATTTGATATACTACTGCAGTACAGCATGCAAGGCCCTGAAGCCCCCTCATTATCACTAA
- the LOC117774399 gene encoding LIM domain kinase 1-like isoform X1, with protein sequence MSRRDQRFRRGMKGRCCECGCILSHWYYEREGQLFCKKHYWGRYGEHCHGCKETITTGLIMVAGEQKYHPECFTCMSCDMLIGDGETYTLVERTKLYCGQCFRQDVASAVRPAAQLTKSPHMVALVSLPPNAGEHRGLTVDIDHSQDKSPHVVVTELDSAVLSPDLLSSVHTGDRVLEVNGIPVRNISPDEIHCVILDTSRPLQLTIEHNPRPPDDLLHSNSPQDSIACSDPCSHKKLSSTHKLQSLEEEPNPGEETAEKNRLSLSPPQHQGTMGMRSRHILRSCSIDKCPLSTGALTLLCQRRDMVRSESLRADHGDRTHRIFRPSDLIHGEVLGKGFFGQAVKVTHRETGEVMVMKELIRFDEETHKTFLNEVKVMRCLDHPNVLKFIGLFYKDKRINFISEYIQGGTLRETIIKMDKDFPWSTRVSYAKDIAAGMAYLHSMNVIHRDLNSHNCLVRENQSVVVADFGLARLVREEKNQIRTSSMERPAKGTLSELRRPDRRKRYTVVGNPYWMAPEMIHGKTYDERVDVFSFGIMICEIIGRVSADPDYLPRTNDFGLNVVSFLQQYHPPLCPSAFLPLAALCCDMDADKRPSFSKLAEWLENLLMHLDIGLPLLSELEQLRRAFWQNHTQLNSHNQGNTLTSHELTHCSQPRGQSPDPKSCTDNANDHMESSHLPQSQDQDSKPDSHLDGQHHTDDVRTEHNLSCLSRDCTNHSQDNRQCCMSASAESDKDRPESCEHNNPSGRVQVNSSLLGQHRKTCRALWDRSTEDSSFL encoded by the exons GTGTTGTGAATGTGGCTGTATCCTGTCTCACTGGTACTATGAAAGAGAGGGACAGCTCTTCTGTAAGAAGCACTACTGGGGCCGTTATGGAGAGCACTGCCACGGCTGCAAGGAGACCATCACAACAGGACTAATTATG gtaGCTGGAGAGCAGAAGTACCATCCTGAATGTTTCACTTGCATGAGCTGCGATATGTTGATTGGCGATGGAGAAACGTACACGCTCGTTGAACGCACCAAACTCTACTG TGGTCAATGTTTCCGTCAGGATGTGGCGTCAGCTGTGAGACCAGCTGCTCAACTCACCAAGAGTCCCCACATGGTGGCGCTGGTGTCTCTCCCACCCAATGCAGGTGAACACCGAGGTCTGACTGTGGACATTGACCACAGTCAAGACAAAAGTCCTCATGTCGTTGTGACAGA GTTAGACTCAGCTGTCCTCAGCCCAGATCTGCTGTCCTCTGTCCACACCGGCGATCGAGTGCTGGAGGTCAACGGCATTCCTGTTCGCAACATTTCCCCGGATGAG ATACACTGTGTGATCCTGGACACTAGCAGACCACTGCAGCTCACCATTGAACACAACCCGCGGCCTCCTGACGACCTCCTGCACTCAAACAGTCCTCAGGACAGCATCGCCTGTTCTGACCCCTGTTCTCACAAAAAACTTTCATCAACCCACAAACTccagagtctggaggaagagCCAAATCCAGGGGAGGAGACGGCTGAAAAAAACAGATTGAGCCTCTCACCACCTCAGCACCAAGGAACCATGGGAATGCGATCCAGACATATCCT GCGCAGCTGTAGTATAGATAAGTGTCCTCTGTCCACTGGAGCACTGACGCTGTTATGTCAAAGGAGAGACATGGTTCGCTCAGAGTCTCTTCGTGCCGACCATGGAGATCGGACTCATCGCATCTTCAGACCCTCAGACCTCATCCATGGAGAAGTGCTTGGCAAGGGCTTCTTTGGTCAGGCTGTCAAG GTGACGCATCGTGAGACAGGGGAGGTGATGGTGATGAAAGAGTTGATTCGATTTGATGAGGAGACGCACAAGACTTTCTTAAATGAG GTGAAGGTGATGCGATGTCTGGACCATCCCAATGTGCTAAAGTTCATTGGGCTGTTTTACAAAGACAAACGAATAAACTTCATCTCTGAATACATCCAGGGAGGAACTCTTCGAGAAACCATCATAAAAATG GACAAGGACTTTCCCTGGAGTACAAGAGTTAGTTATGCCAAAGATATTGCGGCTGGAATG GCTTATCTACACTCCATGAATGTTATCCATCGAGATCTAAACTCTCACAACTGCCTGGTTAGAGAG AACCAGTCTGTGGTGGTGGCAGATTTTGGACTGGCCAGGCtggtgagggaggagaagaatcAGATCAGAACATCTTCTATGGAGCGGCCTGCGAAGGGGACGCTGTCGGAGCTCCGCAGGCCTGACAGGAGGAAGCGGTACACTGTGGTAGGAAACCCCTACTGGATGGCCCCTGAGATGATCCATG GAAAAACCTATGATGAACGGGTGGACGTCTTTTCTTTTGGTATCATGATATGTGAG ATAATAGGCAGAGTGAGTGCCGACCCTGACTACCTTCCCCGTACAAACGACTTTGGGCTGAATGTAGtcagcttcctgcagcagtaCCACCCTCCACTGTGCCCCTCTGCCTTCCTGCCACTGGCTGCCCTGTGCTGTGACATGGACGCTGATAAACG TCCTTCCTTCTCAAAGCTGGCGGAGTGGCTGGAGAACCTGCTCATGCACCTGGACATCGGTTTGCCTTTGCTCTCTGAGTTAGAGCAGCTCCGTCGAGCTTTCTGGCAAAACCACACACAACTAAACTCTCACAACCAGGGCAACACCCTGACATCTCATGAATTAACCCACTGCTCACAGCCACGAGGACAGAGCCCTGATCCTAAGAGTTGTACAGACAATGCAAATGACCACATGGAGTCTAGTCACCTGCCTCAAAGCCAAGACCAAGACAGTAAACCTGACAGTCATTTGGATGGACAGCATCACACTGATGACGTGAGGACAGAGCACAACCTCAGCTGCTTGAGCAGAGACTGTACGAACCACTCACAAGACAACAGGCAGTGTTGCATGTCTGCAAGCGCAGAGTCAGACAAGGACAGACCTGAAAGCTGTGAACACAATAACCCCTCAGGACGAGTCCAagtcaacagctctctgctCGGCCAGCACAGGAAGACGTGCAGAGCGCTGTGGGACAGATCTACGGAGGACAGCTCCTTCCTCTGA
- the LOC117774399 gene encoding LIM domain kinase 1-like isoform X2, protein MFPSGCGVSCETSCSTHQESPHGGAGVSPTQCRLDSAVLSPDLLSSVHTGDRVLEVNGIPVRNISPDEIHCVILDTSRPLQLTIEHNPRPPDDLLHSNSPQDSIACSDPCSHKKLSSTHKLQSLEEEPNPGEETAEKNRLSLSPPQHQGTMGMRSRHILRSCSIDKCPLSTGALTLLCQRRDMVRSESLRADHGDRTHRIFRPSDLIHGEVLGKGFFGQAVKVTHRETGEVMVMKELIRFDEETHKTFLNEVKVMRCLDHPNVLKFIGLFYKDKRINFISEYIQGGTLRETIIKMDKDFPWSTRVSYAKDIAAGMAYLHSMNVIHRDLNSHNCLVRENQSVVVADFGLARLVREEKNQIRTSSMERPAKGTLSELRRPDRRKRYTVVGNPYWMAPEMIHGKTYDERVDVFSFGIMICEIIGRVSADPDYLPRTNDFGLNVVSFLQQYHPPLCPSAFLPLAALCCDMDADKRPSFSKLAEWLENLLMHLDIGLPLLSELEQLRRAFWQNHTQLNSHNQGNTLTSHELTHCSQPRGQSPDPKSCTDNANDHMESSHLPQSQDQDSKPDSHLDGQHHTDDVRTEHNLSCLSRDCTNHSQDNRQCCMSASAESDKDRPESCEHNNPSGRVQVNSSLLGQHRKTCRALWDRSTEDSSFL, encoded by the exons ATGTTTCCGTCAGGATGTGGCGTCAGCTGTGAGACCAGCTGCTCAACTCACCAAGAGTCCCCACATGGTGGCGCTGGTGTCTCTCCCACCCAATGCAG GTTAGACTCAGCTGTCCTCAGCCCAGATCTGCTGTCCTCTGTCCACACCGGCGATCGAGTGCTGGAGGTCAACGGCATTCCTGTTCGCAACATTTCCCCGGATGAG ATACACTGTGTGATCCTGGACACTAGCAGACCACTGCAGCTCACCATTGAACACAACCCGCGGCCTCCTGACGACCTCCTGCACTCAAACAGTCCTCAGGACAGCATCGCCTGTTCTGACCCCTGTTCTCACAAAAAACTTTCATCAACCCACAAACTccagagtctggaggaagagCCAAATCCAGGGGAGGAGACGGCTGAAAAAAACAGATTGAGCCTCTCACCACCTCAGCACCAAGGAACCATGGGAATGCGATCCAGACATATCCT GCGCAGCTGTAGTATAGATAAGTGTCCTCTGTCCACTGGAGCACTGACGCTGTTATGTCAAAGGAGAGACATGGTTCGCTCAGAGTCTCTTCGTGCCGACCATGGAGATCGGACTCATCGCATCTTCAGACCCTCAGACCTCATCCATGGAGAAGTGCTTGGCAAGGGCTTCTTTGGTCAGGCTGTCAAG GTGACGCATCGTGAGACAGGGGAGGTGATGGTGATGAAAGAGTTGATTCGATTTGATGAGGAGACGCACAAGACTTTCTTAAATGAG GTGAAGGTGATGCGATGTCTGGACCATCCCAATGTGCTAAAGTTCATTGGGCTGTTTTACAAAGACAAACGAATAAACTTCATCTCTGAATACATCCAGGGAGGAACTCTTCGAGAAACCATCATAAAAATG GACAAGGACTTTCCCTGGAGTACAAGAGTTAGTTATGCCAAAGATATTGCGGCTGGAATG GCTTATCTACACTCCATGAATGTTATCCATCGAGATCTAAACTCTCACAACTGCCTGGTTAGAGAG AACCAGTCTGTGGTGGTGGCAGATTTTGGACTGGCCAGGCtggtgagggaggagaagaatcAGATCAGAACATCTTCTATGGAGCGGCCTGCGAAGGGGACGCTGTCGGAGCTCCGCAGGCCTGACAGGAGGAAGCGGTACACTGTGGTAGGAAACCCCTACTGGATGGCCCCTGAGATGATCCATG GAAAAACCTATGATGAACGGGTGGACGTCTTTTCTTTTGGTATCATGATATGTGAG ATAATAGGCAGAGTGAGTGCCGACCCTGACTACCTTCCCCGTACAAACGACTTTGGGCTGAATGTAGtcagcttcctgcagcagtaCCACCCTCCACTGTGCCCCTCTGCCTTCCTGCCACTGGCTGCCCTGTGCTGTGACATGGACGCTGATAAACG TCCTTCCTTCTCAAAGCTGGCGGAGTGGCTGGAGAACCTGCTCATGCACCTGGACATCGGTTTGCCTTTGCTCTCTGAGTTAGAGCAGCTCCGTCGAGCTTTCTGGCAAAACCACACACAACTAAACTCTCACAACCAGGGCAACACCCTGACATCTCATGAATTAACCCACTGCTCACAGCCACGAGGACAGAGCCCTGATCCTAAGAGTTGTACAGACAATGCAAATGACCACATGGAGTCTAGTCACCTGCCTCAAAGCCAAGACCAAGACAGTAAACCTGACAGTCATTTGGATGGACAGCATCACACTGATGACGTGAGGACAGAGCACAACCTCAGCTGCTTGAGCAGAGACTGTACGAACCACTCACAAGACAACAGGCAGTGTTGCATGTCTGCAAGCGCAGAGTCAGACAAGGACAGACCTGAAAGCTGTGAACACAATAACCCCTCAGGACGAGTCCAagtcaacagctctctgctCGGCCAGCACAGGAAGACGTGCAGAGCGCTGTGGGACAGATCTACGGAGGACAGCTCCTTCCTCTGA